The Zalophus californianus isolate mZalCal1 chromosome X, mZalCal1.pri.v2, whole genome shotgun sequence genome window below encodes:
- the FTSJ1 gene encoding putative tRNA (cytidine(32)/guanosine(34)-2'-O)-methyltransferase isoform X2, with protein sequence MGRTSKDKRDVYYRLAKENGWRARSAFKLLQLDEEFHLFQGVTRAVDLCAAPGSWSQVLSQKIGGQGSGHVVAVDLQAMAPLPGVLQIQGDITQLSTAKEIIQHFEGCPADLVVCDGAPDVTGLHDVDEYMQAQLLLAALNIATHVLKPGGCFVAKIFRGRDVTLIYSQLRVFFSSVLCAKPRSSRNSSIEAFAVCQGYDPPEGFLPDLTKPLLDHSYDFNQLDGPTRIIVPFVTCGDLSSYDSDRSYPLDLEDGSEYKYTPPTQPPISPPYQEACTLKKKGRLAKEIRPQDCPISTVDTLSQPLAASQRHTLLASEVEDNEMNCSP encoded by the exons ATGGGACGGACATCAAAGGACAAGCGGGATGTCTACTACCGCCTGGCCAAGGAGAATGGCTGGCGTGCCCGCAGTGCCTTCAAGCTGCTACAACTTGACGAGGAATTCCACCTCTTCCAAG GCGTGACACGGGCAGTTGACCTGTGCGCAGCCCCGGGCAGCTGGAGCCAGGTGCTGAGCCAGAAAATTGG GGGCCAGGGTTCCGGCCATGTGGTGGCCGTGGACCTTCAGGCTATGGCTCCATTACCAGGTGTGTTACAGATCCAAGGGGACATCACCCAG CTGTCCACTGCCAAGGAGATCATCCAGCACTTTGAGGGCTGCCCGGCGGACCTAGTGGTGTGCGACGGGGCTCCTGACG TAACTGGCCTCCATGATGTTGATGAGTATATGCAGGCCCAGCTCCTCCTAGCC GCTCTCAACATTGCTACACACGTGTTAAAGCCAGGAGGCTGCTTTGTAGCCAAG ATCTTCCGAGGCCGGGATGTGACCCTGATCTATAGCCAGCTGCGCGTCTTCTTCTCCAGCGTGCTCTGTGCCAAGCCCAGAAGCAGCCGCAACTCCAGCATAG AGGCCTTCGCTGTCTGTCAGGGTTATGACCCCCCTGAAGGCTTCCTTCCGGACCTGACCAAACCCCTGCTGGACCACTCTTACG ATTTCAACCAATTGGATGGTCCTACTCGTATCATTGTGCCATTTGTGACCTGTGGGGACCTAAGCTCCTATGATTCGGACCGCAGTTACCCACTGGAC CTAGAGGATGGCTCAGAGTACAAGTATACTCCACCCACGCAGCCCCCCATCTCGCCACCGTACCAGGAGGCCTGCACGTTGAAGAAGAAAGGGCGGCTGGCCAAGGAGATCCGTCCCCAGGACTGCCCCATCAGCACAGTGGACACGTTGTCCCAGCCCCTGGCTGCTTCACAGCGCCACACCCTGCTGGCCTCTGAG GTGGAAGACAATGAAATGAATTGTTCACCTTAA
- the FTSJ1 gene encoding putative tRNA (cytidine(32)/guanosine(34)-2'-O)-methyltransferase isoform X1, protein MGRTSKDKRDVYYRLAKENGWRARSAFKLLQLDEEFHLFQGVTRAVDLCAAPGSWSQVLSQKIGGQGSGHVVAVDLQAMAPLPGVLQIQGDITQLSTAKEIIQHFEGCPADLVVCDGAPDVTGLHDVDEYMQAQLLLAALNIATHVLKPGGCFVAKIFRGRDVTLIYSQLRVFFSSVLCAKPRSSRNSSIEAFAVCQGYDPPEGFLPDLTKPLLDHSYDPDFNQLDGPTRIIVPFVTCGDLSSYDSDRSYPLDLEDGSEYKYTPPTQPPISPPYQEACTLKKKGRLAKEIRPQDCPISTVDTLSQPLAASQRHTLLASEVEDNEMNCSP, encoded by the exons ATGGGACGGACATCAAAGGACAAGCGGGATGTCTACTACCGCCTGGCCAAGGAGAATGGCTGGCGTGCCCGCAGTGCCTTCAAGCTGCTACAACTTGACGAGGAATTCCACCTCTTCCAAG GCGTGACACGGGCAGTTGACCTGTGCGCAGCCCCGGGCAGCTGGAGCCAGGTGCTGAGCCAGAAAATTGG GGGCCAGGGTTCCGGCCATGTGGTGGCCGTGGACCTTCAGGCTATGGCTCCATTACCAGGTGTGTTACAGATCCAAGGGGACATCACCCAG CTGTCCACTGCCAAGGAGATCATCCAGCACTTTGAGGGCTGCCCGGCGGACCTAGTGGTGTGCGACGGGGCTCCTGACG TAACTGGCCTCCATGATGTTGATGAGTATATGCAGGCCCAGCTCCTCCTAGCC GCTCTCAACATTGCTACACACGTGTTAAAGCCAGGAGGCTGCTTTGTAGCCAAG ATCTTCCGAGGCCGGGATGTGACCCTGATCTATAGCCAGCTGCGCGTCTTCTTCTCCAGCGTGCTCTGTGCCAAGCCCAGAAGCAGCCGCAACTCCAGCATAG AGGCCTTCGCTGTCTGTCAGGGTTATGACCCCCCTGAAGGCTTCCTTCCGGACCTGACCAAACCCCTGCTGGACCACTCTTACG ATCCAGATTTCAACCAATTGGATGGTCCTACTCGTATCATTGTGCCATTTGTGACCTGTGGGGACCTAAGCTCCTATGATTCGGACCGCAGTTACCCACTGGAC CTAGAGGATGGCTCAGAGTACAAGTATACTCCACCCACGCAGCCCCCCATCTCGCCACCGTACCAGGAGGCCTGCACGTTGAAGAAGAAAGGGCGGCTGGCCAAGGAGATCCGTCCCCAGGACTGCCCCATCAGCACAGTGGACACGTTGTCCCAGCCCCTGGCTGCTTCACAGCGCCACACCCTGCTGGCCTCTGAG GTGGAAGACAATGAAATGAATTGTTCACCTTAA
- the FTSJ1 gene encoding putative tRNA (cytidine(32)/guanosine(34)-2'-O)-methyltransferase isoform X3: MAPLPGVLQIQGDITQLSTAKEIIQHFEGCPADLVVCDGAPDVTGLHDVDEYMQAQLLLAALNIATHVLKPGGCFVAKIFRGRDVTLIYSQLRVFFSSVLCAKPRSSRNSSIEAFAVCQGYDPPEGFLPDLTKPLLDHSYDPDFNQLDGPTRIIVPFVTCGDLSSYDSDRSYPLDLEDGSEYKYTPPTQPPISPPYQEACTLKKKGRLAKEIRPQDCPISTVDTLSQPLAASQRHTLLASEVEDNEMNCSP; the protein is encoded by the exons ATGGCTCCATTACCAGGTGTGTTACAGATCCAAGGGGACATCACCCAG CTGTCCACTGCCAAGGAGATCATCCAGCACTTTGAGGGCTGCCCGGCGGACCTAGTGGTGTGCGACGGGGCTCCTGACG TAACTGGCCTCCATGATGTTGATGAGTATATGCAGGCCCAGCTCCTCCTAGCC GCTCTCAACATTGCTACACACGTGTTAAAGCCAGGAGGCTGCTTTGTAGCCAAG ATCTTCCGAGGCCGGGATGTGACCCTGATCTATAGCCAGCTGCGCGTCTTCTTCTCCAGCGTGCTCTGTGCCAAGCCCAGAAGCAGCCGCAACTCCAGCATAG AGGCCTTCGCTGTCTGTCAGGGTTATGACCCCCCTGAAGGCTTCCTTCCGGACCTGACCAAACCCCTGCTGGACCACTCTTACG ATCCAGATTTCAACCAATTGGATGGTCCTACTCGTATCATTGTGCCATTTGTGACCTGTGGGGACCTAAGCTCCTATGATTCGGACCGCAGTTACCCACTGGAC CTAGAGGATGGCTCAGAGTACAAGTATACTCCACCCACGCAGCCCCCCATCTCGCCACCGTACCAGGAGGCCTGCACGTTGAAGAAGAAAGGGCGGCTGGCCAAGGAGATCCGTCCCCAGGACTGCCCCATCAGCACAGTGGACACGTTGTCCCAGCCCCTGGCTGCTTCACAGCGCCACACCCTGCTGGCCTCTGAG GTGGAAGACAATGAAATGAATTGTTCACCTTAA
- the SLC38A5 gene encoding sodium-coupled neutral amino acid transporter 5 — protein MELQDPKMNGALPADALGYRQEREGFLPSHPPAPGRKPIEFMDFEGKTSFGMSVFNLSNAIMGSGILGLAYAMAHTGVLFFLALLLCIALLSSYSIHLLLTCAGVVGIRAYEQLGQRALGPAGKVVVAAVICLHNVGAMSSYLFIIKSELPLVIGTFLDMDPEGGWFLKGNLLIIIVSVLIILPLALMRHLGYLGYTSGLSLTCMLFFLISVIYKKFQLGCAVGLNETAVESKNPPGLPIQGLNRSCEAQMFTVDSQMFYTVPIMAFAFVCHPEVLPIYTELCRPSKHRMQAVANVSIGAMFCMYGLTATFGYLTFYNSVEAEMLHMYSQQDLLILCVRLAVLLAVTLTVPVVLFPIRRALQQLLFPSRDFSWPRHVAIALILLVLVNVLVICVPTIRDIFGVIGSTSAPSLIFILPSIFYLRIVPSEVEPLYSWPKIQALCFGLLGVLFMAISLGFMFANWATGQSHVSGH, from the exons ATGGAGCTGCAGGACCCAAAGATGAACGGAGCCCTCCCTGCGGATGCTCTGGG CTACAGGCAGGAACGCGAAGGCTTCCTGCCCAGCCATCCTCCTGCTCCAGGGAGGAAGCCAATCGAGTTCATGGAT TTCGAGGGGAAGACATCGTTTGGAATGTCAGTGTTCAATCTCAGCAACGCCATCATGGGCAGCGGCATCCTGGGACTGGCCTATGCCATGGCCCACACAGGGGTCCTCTTCTTCTT GGCCCTGTTGCTATGCATTGCTCTTCTGTCTTCATACTCCATCCATCTCCTGCTGACCTGTGCTGGCGTTGTAG GGATCCGAGCCTATGAGCAGCTGGGACAGAGGGCTCTGGGGCCCGCGGGGAAGGTAGTGGTGGCTGCGGTGATCTGTCTGCACAATGTTGGGG CCATGTCCAGTTACCTGTTCATCATCAAATCCGAACTCCCCCTGGTTATCGGCACCTTCCTGGACATGGACCCCGAGGG GGGCTGGTTCTTGAAGGGAAACCTCCTCATCATCATTGTCAGTGTGTTAATCATCCTGCCACTGGCCCTCATGAGACACTTGG GCTACCTGGGGTATACCAGTGGTCTCTCTTTGACCTGTATGCTGTTTTTCCTCATTTCG gtcATCTACAAGAAGTTCCAGCTTGGCTGTGCTGTAGGTCTCAATGAGACAGCAGTGGAGAGCAAGAATCCCCCGGGCCTTCCCATCCAGGGACTCAACAGGAGCTGTGAGGCCCAGATGTTCACCGTGGACTCGCAG ATGTTCTACACAGTGCCCATAATGGCTTTTGCCTTCGTCTGCCACCCTGAGGTGCTGCCCATCTACACAGAGCTCTGCCG GCCCTCCAAGCACAGAATGCAGGCCGTGGCCAACGTGTCCATTGGGGCCATGTTCTGCATGTATGGGCTCACAGCGACCTTTGGATACCTCACCTTCTACA ATAGCGTGGAGGCGGAGATGCTGCACATGTATAGCCAGCAGGACCTGCTCATCCTCTGCGTGCGCCTGGCCGTGCTGCTTGCAGTGACTCTCACTGTGCCGGTCGTGCTGTTCCCT ATCCGCCGGGCCCTGCAGCAGCTGCTCTTCCCAAGCAGGGACTTCAGCTGGCCACGACATGTGGCCATTGCCCTGATCCTGCTTGTCTTGGTCAATGTTCTTGTCATTTGCGTGCCGACCATCCGGGATATCTTTGGGGTTATTG GGTCCACCTCAGCCCCCAGCCTCATCTTCATCCTTCCTAGCATCTTCTACCTCCGCATTGTGCCATCTGAGGTGGAGCCCCTGTACTCCTGGCCTAAGATCCAG GCTCTGTGTTTTGGTCTCCTGGGGGTCCTCTTCATGGCCATCAGTCTAGGCTTTATGTTTGCCAACTGGGCCACAGGCCAGAGCCATGTGTCCGGACACTGA